The region GTCCACAGTGTTGTCGTGCCGGACGACGAAAAAATGATAGCTGATGCCATCCTCGATATGAAATCTCGCGGTTGTGAGATGATTTTCGCCTGCGGCGGCTTTTCGGTTGACCCGGACGACGTGACCGTCGAGGGCGTGGAGCAGAGCGGGGCTAAAATAATCGCCTACGGCGCTCCCGTCATGCCGGGCAGCATGTGCCTGGTGGGAGACCTTGGCGGCATCCCGGTGCTGGGCGCGCCCGCCTGCGCCATCTGGAACAAGGCTACGGTGGTGGAGGTATTTTTGTCGCGCATGCTGGCCGGCGAGAAAATCACGCGGGCGGAGGTGGCGGAGATGGGACACGGCGGGCTGTGCCTGAACTGCGAGCCGTGCAACTATCCGCTGTGCCCGTTTTGCAAGTAAGACGGCTGTCAGCTTTCAGCCATCAGCTATCAGCAGACAGTTTTTACGAGGATAATTTCATGCCGATTTATGAGTACGAATGCAGCAAGTGCAAATCACGGTTTGAAGTGAAACGCGGTTTTCACGAAGAAGGTGGTGGTTGCTGCCCCCATTGCGGGGGTGAAGGGCGGCAGATTTACTCACCGGCGCCCCTGATTTTCAAAGGTTCGGGTTTCTATGTCACCGACCACCGCAAAAAGGATGACAAGGCGACAGACCGGGAACAACCGGTAAAAGCCGAGGCGGAGAAACCGGCAAAAAAATCAGAATCGGCAGAAGCCAAGGCCAAACCGGCCACTGACACACCGGCAGCAAAGTCCGAACCCGTTAAACCCCTGCCGAAATCCGAGACTAGCAGGCCCTAGAACAAGGAAAATCCCTCTCAGTCTCCCTTTTGAGAAAGGGAGAGGGTTGAATCACACCATCTATCGCACAGATAGAACGTGTGTATGCCTAGCCCAATCTTGACAGCAACCCACCCCTTACCTATTATGATGATGGCAATTTGGTGCCCTTTTTTGTTTAAAGCCTATGTCATCTGGAATCGTAATCGTGGACTACGGGGCCGGGAATCTGCGCAGCGTCATCAACGCCCTGCGCACGCTGGGGCATGAGCCGGAGGTCGCCTCCAATCCCAAACAGATAGCCCTGGCGCGGGCGGTCATCCTGCCCGGCGTGGGGGCGGGAGGCGCCGCCATGGAAGAGCTGGAAAGGCTCAACCTGGCCGATACACTAAGGCGGCGCGTGAACCAGAAGCTGCCACTGTTAGGTGTGTGCCTCGGCCTGCAACTCCTCATGAGCGCCACCGAAGAGGGCGGACTGGTGCCCTGCCTGGGCATCGTGCCCGGACTGGCCAAAAAGCTGCCAGAAGAGGACAAGATACCTCATATGGGCTGGAACCAGGTCAAACAGGTGAAGCCACATCCCATCTTCGAGGGCATACCAGACAACTCCAACTTTTATTTTGTGCACAGCTATTATGCCGAGCCGGAAGATTCCTCGGTGGTGGTGGGAACGACCGACTATGGAATCAGTTTTTGCAGTGTCTTAGCCTCCGGCAATCTTATAGCCACGCAGTTCCACCCTGAAAAGAGCGGGGCGATGGGGCTACGGTTCTACGATAATTTCATCAAGCTGGCGCTGGGAGGCTCACCGTGCTGACGCGGCGCATTATCCCCTGCCTGGACGTGAAAGAAGGGCGCGTGGTCAAGGGCACCAGTTTCGTCCAGCTAAAGGATGCCGGCGACCCGGTGGAGCTGGCCGACTATTACTACAAGTCCGGCGCCGACGAGCTCGTCTTCCTTGACATAACCGCTACACCCGAAGGCCGCCAGACAATGGCCTCGGTGGTAGAGCGCATCTCGGAGAAGGTTTTTATGCCGCTCACCGTGGGCGGCGGCCTGCGCAGTATAGAGGATATCAATCGGCTACTCAGAGCTGGGGCCGACAAGGTCTCGCTCAACACCTCGGCGGTGATGAACCCTCAGCTCATCTCCGAGGGCGCCGAGCATTTCGGCAGCCAGTGCATGGTGGTGGCTATCGACGCCAGGAAGAACGAGGGCGCCGTGCCGTGGTGGCAGGTGTATATCTCCAGCGGCCAGCAGCCGATGGAACTGGACGCGGTGGACTGGGCGCGCCGGGCGGTGGCGCTGGGGGCGGGCGAAATACTGCTCACCAGCATGGATGCCGACGGGCACCGCAGCGGCTATGACATCGAGCTCACCAGGGCTATCTCGGAGGCGGTGAACGTGCCAGTAATAGCCTCGGGCGGCGCGGGTTCGCTGGAGGACCTCTACCTGGCGCTATCAGAGGGCAAGGCCGACGCTGTGCTGGCCGCCAGCATTTTCCATTACGGCGTGCATACCGTGGCCGAAGCCAAGCAATATCTGGCAAAAAAGGGCGTGCCCGTACGCTTTTAAGACATCTGGGGAAAAAAGATTGAACCGCCTGTTTATCGTGGCGCAGGCCGAGCTGGCCAGGAGGCTGTCCCGCGAGCTTGAAGGGGACGGCTTTAGC is a window of Dehalococcoidia bacterium DNA encoding:
- a CDS encoding zinc ribbon domain-containing protein, whose amino-acid sequence is MPIYEYECSKCKSRFEVKRGFHEEGGGCCPHCGGEGRQIYSPAPLIFKGSGFYVTDHRKKDDKATDREQPVKAEAEKPAKKSESAEAKAKPATDTPAAKSEPVKPLPKSETSRP
- the hisH gene encoding imidazole glycerol phosphate synthase subunit HisH, with translation MSSGIVIVDYGAGNLRSVINALRTLGHEPEVASNPKQIALARAVILPGVGAGGAAMEELERLNLADTLRRRVNQKLPLLGVCLGLQLLMSATEEGGLVPCLGIVPGLAKKLPEEDKIPHMGWNQVKQVKPHPIFEGIPDNSNFYFVHSYYAEPEDSSVVVGTTDYGISFCSVLASGNLIATQFHPEKSGAMGLRFYDNFIKLALGGSPC
- the hisF gene encoding imidazole glycerol phosphate synthase subunit HisF, translating into MLTRRIIPCLDVKEGRVVKGTSFVQLKDAGDPVELADYYYKSGADELVFLDITATPEGRQTMASVVERISEKVFMPLTVGGGLRSIEDINRLLRAGADKVSLNTSAVMNPQLISEGAEHFGSQCMVVAIDARKNEGAVPWWQVYISSGQQPMELDAVDWARRAVALGAGEILLTSMDADGHRSGYDIELTRAISEAVNVPVIASGGAGSLEDLYLALSEGKADAVLAASIFHYGVHTVAEAKQYLAKKGVPVRF